A part of Larkinella insperata genomic DNA contains:
- a CDS encoding FAD-binding and (Fe-S)-binding domain-containing protein, producing the protein MFRIPAPTFSSLAPTFEGDLYFDDSPEHQAMRLLYATDASVYQEKPLAVAIPKTVEDVKRLVRFARQNHTSLIPRAAGTSLAGQVVGGGIVVDCSKYFTEVLEINASEGWARVQPGVIRDDLNALLRLHGRMFGPETSTASRAMVGGMIGNNSCGLHSIIWGTTRHHLLEVRAILSDGAEVTFRRLSRNEFEQKCRGENVVSPLEQKLYQQIRNVLGNPAVQQQVRDGFPKPTITRRNTGYALDALVPFFEHHPDEYPSDEHFNFCNLIAGSEGTLCFVTEAKLNLLPLPPQKSALVCAHFNTIRQSLEANLVALEHGCSASELVDDYILQLTKENIEQAKNRDFVEGDPKAVLMVEFFAETAEEVTRNAAELVAALRQRGLGYAYPVLFGTDAVKAWNLRKAGLSIMYNIPGDHKPANVIEDCAVDVRDLPDYIDELDRMAAEKHGLTLEYSAHAGAGELHVLPLINLKSEEGRRQFRDLLADTAALVKKYGGSLSGEHGDGRLRGEFIPFMIGEANFQLVQEVKRTWDPNGLFNPGKIVDTPAMNAFLRYEADQQPVAIDTIFDFSAEENILNLAEKCSGSGDCRKTAVTGGTMCPSYMATRREHDTTRARANILRQFLTHSDKVNRFDHEEIKDVMDLCLSCKGCKSECPSSVDISRMKAEFLQHYYDANGVPLRSRLVGNFTKLMSLASLAPWAYNAIYDTPALRRIANRMAGFHPERTMPELGKTTLRQWAKGRPQAGLPRKVYLFCDEFTNYNDVEVGMKTVQLLERLGYEVVIPDHLESGRTYLSKGLVRDAQKIAAENVRRLRSLITAETPLIGIEPSAILGFRDEYPDLVPQELKADARHLASHSLLVEEFIAQEIDKGRIAKTAFTTEKRLIKLHGHCHQKALTSLVPTKRMLSLPENYEVHLIPSGCCGMAGSFGYEKEHYEVSMQVGELVLFPTVRQQPADVLIAAPGTSCRHQIKDGTGRIARHPAEILFDALN; encoded by the coding sequence ATGTTTAGAATTCCCGCCCCCACATTTTCGTCGCTTGCTCCCACGTTTGAAGGCGATCTGTATTTCGACGACTCGCCCGAACACCAGGCCATGCGCCTGCTTTACGCCACCGATGCCTCGGTCTATCAGGAAAAACCGCTGGCCGTGGCCATTCCCAAAACCGTGGAAGACGTCAAACGGCTGGTGCGGTTTGCCCGCCAGAACCACACGTCGCTGATTCCCCGGGCCGCCGGTACGTCCCTGGCCGGGCAGGTGGTGGGCGGTGGCATTGTGGTCGATTGTTCCAAATACTTCACGGAAGTGCTGGAAATCAACGCGTCAGAAGGCTGGGCGCGGGTCCAGCCGGGCGTCATCCGCGACGACCTGAATGCCCTCCTGAGACTGCACGGACGAATGTTTGGGCCGGAAACCTCAACGGCCAGCCGGGCGATGGTCGGCGGGATGATCGGCAATAATTCCTGCGGGCTGCATTCCATTATCTGGGGGACGACGCGGCATCATTTGCTCGAAGTCCGGGCGATCCTGAGCGATGGGGCCGAAGTGACGTTCCGCCGTTTGAGCCGCAATGAGTTCGAACAGAAATGCCGGGGCGAAAACGTGGTGAGTCCGCTGGAACAGAAACTATATCAGCAAATCCGGAATGTGCTCGGCAACCCGGCGGTTCAGCAGCAGGTGCGCGACGGCTTTCCCAAACCGACCATTACGCGCCGGAATACGGGTTACGCGCTGGATGCACTGGTGCCGTTTTTTGAACACCATCCGGATGAGTACCCGTCCGATGAACACTTTAATTTCTGCAACCTGATTGCGGGTTCGGAGGGAACGCTGTGTTTTGTTACTGAAGCCAAACTGAACCTGTTGCCGCTGCCTCCGCAGAAAAGCGCGTTGGTCTGCGCCCACTTTAATACCATCCGGCAGTCGCTGGAGGCCAACCTGGTGGCGCTGGAACACGGCTGCTCTGCGTCCGAACTGGTCGATGATTACATCCTGCAACTGACCAAAGAAAATATTGAGCAGGCCAAAAACCGCGATTTTGTGGAGGGCGACCCCAAAGCCGTGCTGATGGTCGAGTTCTTCGCCGAAACGGCGGAGGAGGTTACCCGGAACGCAGCGGAGCTTGTTGCGGCCTTGCGGCAGCGGGGGCTGGGGTATGCCTATCCGGTGTTGTTTGGTACCGATGCGGTCAAGGCCTGGAATCTGCGAAAAGCGGGGCTGAGCATCATGTACAACATTCCGGGCGACCATAAACCGGCCAACGTCATCGAAGACTGCGCCGTGGATGTGCGCGACCTGCCGGATTACATCGATGAACTGGACCGGATGGCCGCCGAAAAACACGGTCTGACGCTCGAGTACTCGGCCCACGCCGGGGCGGGGGAGTTGCACGTGCTGCCGTTGATCAACCTCAAATCGGAGGAGGGCCGTCGGCAGTTCCGGGATTTGCTGGCCGATACGGCGGCTCTGGTCAAAAAATACGGCGGCTCGCTGTCGGGCGAACACGGTGACGGTCGGCTGCGGGGCGAATTTATTCCGTTTATGATCGGGGAGGCCAATTTTCAGTTGGTGCAGGAGGTAAAGCGGACCTGGGACCCGAACGGCCTTTTCAACCCCGGCAAGATTGTCGATACGCCCGCCATGAACGCTTTCCTGCGGTATGAGGCCGATCAGCAACCCGTGGCGATCGACACCATTTTTGACTTTTCGGCGGAAGAAAATATTTTGAATCTGGCCGAAAAATGCAGTGGTTCGGGTGATTGCCGCAAAACCGCCGTAACGGGCGGAACCATGTGCCCGAGTTACATGGCCACCCGCCGGGAGCACGACACCACCCGGGCGCGGGCCAACATCCTCCGGCAGTTTCTGACCCATTCCGATAAGGTCAACCGCTTCGACCACGAGGAAATCAAGGATGTGATGGACCTCTGCCTGTCGTGCAAGGGGTGCAAATCGGAATGCCCGTCGAGCGTCGACATCAGCCGGATGAAGGCGGAATTTTTACAGCATTATTACGACGCCAACGGGGTTCCGCTGCGCTCCCGACTGGTCGGTAATTTTACCAAACTGATGTCGCTGGCGAGTCTGGCTCCCTGGGCCTACAACGCAATTTACGACACGCCCGCCCTGCGCCGGATCGCCAACCGAATGGCCGGTTTTCACCCCGAGCGGACCATGCCGGAGCTGGGAAAAACAACGCTGCGGCAGTGGGCGAAAGGACGGCCCCAGGCGGGCTTGCCGCGAAAAGTGTACCTCTTCTGCGATGAGTTTACGAATTACAACGACGTGGAAGTTGGCATGAAAACCGTGCAACTGCTGGAGCGGCTGGGGTACGAAGTGGTGATTCCCGACCACCTGGAAAGCGGCCGAACGTACCTCTCGAAGGGCCTCGTGCGGGATGCCCAGAAGATTGCTGCCGAGAACGTCAGACGGCTGAGAAGCCTGATTACGGCGGAGACTCCGCTGATCGGTATTGAACCTTCGGCCATCCTGGGCTTTCGGGATGAGTACCCCGATCTGGTTCCGCAGGAATTGAAAGCCGACGCCCGACACCTGGCCAGCCATTCGTTGCTGGTTGAGGAGTTTATTGCGCAGGAAATCGACAAGGGGCGGATTGCGAAAACCGCCTTCACGACGGAAAAAAGGCTCATCAAACTGCACGGCCACTGCCACCAGAAGGCGCTGACTTCGCTGGTGCCGACGAAACGGATGCTGTCGCTGCCCGAGAATTACGAGGTGCACCTGATTCCGTCGGGCTGTTGCGGCATGGCGGGGTCGTTTGGCTACGAAAAGGAACACTACGAAGTTTCCATGCAGGTCGGGGAGCTGGTGCTGTTTCCGACGGTTCGTCAGCAGCCCGCCGATGTGCTGATTGCCGCGCCCGGCACCAGTTGCCGCCACCAGATCAAAGACGGAACGGGCCGGATTGCCCGGCACCCGGCCGAAATCCTGTTCGATGCGCTGAACTGA
- a CDS encoding DUF1648 domain-containing protein, which produces MKALSSSTVPTTERLLNVLALLLIIGQLALIFGYYPQLPETIPVHFGLAGKPDRWGGRGNLFVVPGLSVFFFVLFWGIRQIPAEFYNQPVPQTPENRDRLVRNTHQMLAMLLFVVMVFMTWTFWNWLQAASGSEPVAGKMLPNLLLLLAIAGTTLFYVRRAYRRV; this is translated from the coding sequence ATGAAAGCCCTGTCATCCTCCACCGTCCCGACGACCGAACGGCTCTTGAACGTGCTGGCATTGCTGTTAATCATAGGCCAGCTGGCGCTGATTTTTGGCTATTATCCCCAATTGCCCGAAACCATTCCGGTTCATTTCGGGCTGGCGGGAAAACCCGATCGCTGGGGTGGACGCGGAAACCTGTTTGTGGTTCCAGGGCTTTCGGTTTTCTTTTTTGTGTTGTTCTGGGGAATACGCCAGATTCCGGCCGAGTTTTACAACCAGCCCGTTCCGCAGACGCCCGAAAACCGGGACCGGCTGGTTCGCAACACGCACCAGATGCTGGCGATGCTCCTGTTCGTTGTCATGGTCTTTATGACCTGGACATTCTGGAACTGGCTGCAGGCAGCCTCCGGGTCCGAACCGGTAGCCGGAAAAATGCTTCCCAACCTTCTTTTGCTGCTGGCGATTGCGGGCACCACCCTCTTCTACGTCCGGCGGGCTTACCGTCGGGTTTGA
- a CDS encoding McrB family protein has protein sequence MTLTQQRHQLIEKIRAIDQPEAIRKYLGLLKELIETVNLPNGDSRLAFVVNRDQKAISAHINFFLALRLYRPRQGELEFWLTVKKACRERIESLAVVDVKPLSEKSDYISVIVGQSSDHLLNHPVLRSCWEDCLAELLVTTKRGPHTASHNRFIYQAADDEAVRGEIMADAFRSEQPADEWNSVEEAPAVYEKTEPARPSIPLNLIIYGPPGTGKSFEARELSRTYDSEWITFHPSFGYEEFVEGIRPETRGNQISYKIARGVFHKACLAALQKAGYATMADCLNDESETRRQKIARADAQVLIIDEINRANISKVFGELITLIEPDKRLGATNELWLTLPYSQERFAVPANLYLVATMNTADRSIALLDIALRRRFHFRELLPDVGLLSVVDGVDLGTLLRTLNERIEYLYDRDHLLGHAYLMNVQSHEELCEVFSDRIIPLLQEYFYNDWRKIQFVLGDNPAWRKAPDQKLIWVKKQYRPALTKELFGEEPDELTEVVTFEINPHLLRREYHQIPREAFTTIYQKP, from the coding sequence ATGACCTTAACTCAGCAACGACACCAACTCATTGAAAAAATAAGGGCGATTGATCAGCCGGAAGCCATCCGGAAATATCTTGGGTTGCTGAAGGAACTGATTGAAACCGTCAACCTGCCCAACGGCGACAGTCGGCTGGCGTTTGTTGTGAACCGGGATCAGAAAGCCATTTCGGCGCACATCAACTTTTTTCTGGCGCTGCGGCTCTACCGGCCCCGGCAGGGCGAGCTGGAGTTCTGGCTTACCGTCAAAAAGGCTTGCCGCGAACGAATCGAATCGCTGGCGGTGGTGGATGTAAAGCCGTTGTCCGAAAAGTCAGATTACATTTCCGTGATCGTCGGCCAGTCGTCGGATCATTTGCTGAATCACCCCGTCCTGCGAAGCTGCTGGGAAGACTGTCTGGCGGAGTTGCTGGTGACAACCAAACGCGGTCCGCACACGGCCAGCCACAACCGGTTTATTTACCAGGCGGCCGACGATGAGGCCGTTCGGGGTGAAATCATGGCGGATGCGTTTCGGTCGGAGCAACCCGCCGACGAGTGGAATAGCGTGGAGGAAGCCCCGGCGGTTTACGAGAAAACCGAACCGGCGCGGCCCTCCATCCCGCTGAATCTGATTATCTATGGTCCGCCCGGAACCGGCAAGTCGTTCGAAGCCCGCGAATTAAGCCGTACCTACGACAGCGAATGGATTACGTTTCACCCCTCGTTTGGCTACGAAGAATTTGTGGAAGGGATCCGGCCCGAAACCCGGGGTAATCAGATCAGCTACAAAATTGCCCGGGGAGTCTTTCACAAAGCCTGCCTGGCCGCTTTGCAGAAGGCCGGTTATGCAACCATGGCCGACTGCCTGAACGATGAGTCCGAAACCCGTCGGCAGAAGATTGCGCGCGCCGATGCGCAGGTACTGATCATCGACGAAATCAACCGGGCGAACATTTCCAAGGTGTTTGGGGAACTGATCACGCTGATTGAACCCGATAAACGACTGGGAGCCACCAACGAACTGTGGCTGACGCTACCGTACTCGCAGGAGCGGTTTGCGGTACCGGCCAACCTGTATCTGGTGGCCACCATGAACACCGCCGACCGTTCGATTGCTCTGCTGGATATTGCCCTGCGTCGCCGGTTTCATTTTCGGGAGCTATTACCGGATGTGGGACTGCTTTCGGTGGTCGATGGCGTTGATCTGGGCACGTTGTTGCGTACGCTGAATGAACGGATTGAGTACCTTTACGACCGCGATCACCTGCTGGGTCATGCGTATCTGATGAACGTTCAGTCGCACGAGGAGCTTTGTGAGGTGTTCAGTGACCGGATAATCCCGTTGTTGCAAGAATACTTTTACAACGACTGGCGAAAGATTCAATTCGTGCTGGGCGACAATCCGGCCTGGAGAAAAGCGCCCGATCAGAAATTAATTTGGGTAAAAAAGCAGTACCGTCCTGCTTTAACGAAGGAACTGTTTGGCGAGGAACCGGACGAACTGACGGAAGTCGTTACGTTTGAAATAAACCCGCATCTGCTCCGGCGCGAATACCACCAGATACCCAGGGAAGCCTTTACGACCATTTATCAAAAACCATAA
- a CDS encoding galactitol-1-phosphate 5-dehydrogenase: protein MKALVLTNYKEFELQELSRPQPGPNDVLVKVQAVGICGSDVHGMDGSSGRRIPPIVMGHEASGIIVETGDAVKNWQVGDRVTFDSTVYALDDWYSRRGMYNLSDGREVLGVSTPDFRRQGAFAEFIVVPQHILYQVPDNVSFTQAALVEPVAVALHALSLTPILVNDTAVVVGAGMIGLFVIQALKLAGCGSIIAVDLDDDRLALAQQLGADVAINTSRQDVTAEVQARTHGRGADVSFEVVGIEPTVKTAIDCVRKGATVTLVGNLAQSVNIPLQAVVTRQLRLQGSCAINGEYEAALDLISSGRINVEAILSAEVPLEEGASWFQRLYDKEKGLIKVVLKP, encoded by the coding sequence ATGAAAGCACTCGTCTTAACAAACTATAAGGAGTTTGAATTACAGGAACTTTCCCGTCCGCAACCCGGTCCGAACGATGTGCTGGTGAAAGTCCAGGCCGTCGGAATCTGCGGCAGCGACGTTCACGGCATGGACGGCAGCAGCGGCCGGCGCATTCCGCCGATCGTCATGGGCCACGAAGCTTCGGGGATCATCGTTGAAACCGGGGACGCCGTTAAAAACTGGCAGGTGGGCGACCGGGTCACTTTCGATTCAACGGTGTATGCGCTGGACGACTGGTACAGCCGCCGGGGGATGTACAACCTCAGTGACGGTCGTGAGGTATTGGGCGTTTCAACACCGGATTTCCGGCGGCAGGGCGCTTTTGCCGAGTTTATTGTGGTGCCGCAGCACATTCTCTACCAGGTTCCCGACAACGTCAGCTTTACGCAGGCGGCTTTGGTGGAACCGGTGGCGGTGGCGCTGCACGCCCTGAGCCTGACGCCCATTCTGGTCAATGATACGGCGGTGGTCGTGGGGGCCGGCATGATCGGGTTGTTTGTTATTCAGGCGCTGAAACTGGCGGGTTGTGGTTCAATTATCGCCGTCGATCTGGACGACGACCGGCTGGCGCTAGCCCAGCAACTGGGGGCAGACGTAGCAATCAACACCAGCCGGCAGGATGTAACGGCGGAAGTTCAGGCCCGGACGCACGGACGCGGGGCTGACGTTTCGTTTGAAGTGGTGGGCATTGAACCCACGGTTAAAACCGCCATTGACTGCGTGCGCAAGGGAGCCACGGTTACGCTGGTGGGCAATCTGGCCCAATCGGTCAATATCCCGTTGCAGGCTGTCGTGACGCGGCAGTTGCGGTTGCAGGGGTCCTGCGCCATCAACGGCGAATACGAAGCGGCCCTGGATCTGATTTCGTCCGGAAGAATCAACGTAGAAGCAATTCTGAGCGCAGAAGTGCCGCTGGAAGAGGGCGCCAGTTGGTTTCAGCGGTTGTACGACAAGGAAAAAGGACTCATCAAGGTGGTGTTGAAACCGTAA
- a CDS encoding META domain-containing protein, with protein sequence MKQLTRFLTLILITIVADGCRKTPVGNTQPAASTPTLATDLGSKRRQGVDFTAHGATPGWSLDIDFTKAIRFQTQNGPLLVAAVPKSQREPGGSGILFEAQLLPDPAESTRRTASRSAASRRRNDRLKIIISPVVCRDNRNGQTYAYGVTVETNGQRYSGCGTFLNGMTRLNSQWVLETYRGQRLHAEQFVNRQLPTLDINVKEKRLQGFTGCNTMQGQVRADGDNVRFEAVSTTRRACPYNFETGFLTALQSVTLYRVSNNRLTLLADGKYVMTFRKTIKKETPATGP encoded by the coding sequence ATGAAGCAATTAACACGGTTTTTAACGCTCATCCTCATCACGATAGTAGCCGACGGGTGCCGGAAAACGCCCGTCGGCAATACCCAGCCGGCGGCCTCAACCCCAACCCTTGCAACGGATCTGGGCAGCAAACGGCGGCAGGGAGTTGATTTTACCGCGCACGGTGCCACCCCCGGCTGGTCGCTGGATATTGACTTTACCAAGGCCATTCGTTTCCAGACTCAAAACGGGCCGTTACTTGTGGCCGCCGTGCCCAAATCGCAGCGCGAACCGGGCGGAAGCGGCATCCTCTTCGAGGCCCAACTCCTGCCGGACCCCGCCGAGTCGACCCGCCGGACCGCCAGCCGATCGGCAGCATCCCGCCGACGGAATGACCGGCTCAAAATCATCATCAGCCCGGTGGTGTGCCGCGACAATCGCAACGGACAAACGTACGCCTATGGTGTAACCGTTGAAACCAACGGCCAGCGCTACAGCGGCTGCGGAACCTTTCTGAACGGCATGACCCGGCTCAACAGCCAGTGGGTGCTCGAAACTTACCGCGGGCAGCGGCTTCACGCCGAACAGTTCGTCAACCGGCAGCTGCCGACGCTGGATATCAACGTGAAAGAAAAGCGGTTGCAGGGGTTTACGGGGTGCAATACGATGCAGGGACAGGTCCGGGCCGACGGCGATAACGTCCGTTTCGAAGCCGTCTCCACCACGCGCCGGGCGTGTCCGTACAATTTTGAAACCGGTTTTCTGACGGCCTTGCAGAGTGTGACGCTCTACCGCGTCAGCAACAACCGCCTGACGCTGCTGGCCGACGGCAAGTACGTCATGACGTTTCGGAAAACCATTAAAAAAGAAACCCCCGCCACCGGCCCGTAA
- a CDS encoding Gfo/Idh/MocA family protein — MPKTLNIALIGPGKVAHNHARAVLETPDTQLVAIYGRNHARATEFAGKYGIAAYSDIADMVNREKVDVCIVCTPHPAHREVTVAAFEAGANVLVEKPLASSLADCDAMIEAARKANRQLAVVSQRRFYEPCMRMRQAIDEGKIGKPVLGHAQLFGWRSEEYYRSDPWRGSWEHEGGGVLVNQAPHQLDLLLWYMGEMEEVYGVWSNLNHPEIEVDDTAVAVVRFKNGGVGNVIVSNSQKPGLYGKVHIHGQNGASIGVQTDGGSMFIAGMTSIQDAPYNDIWSVPGETDRQSVWKVEDDAVFNSVDSSSHYFARQLADFCQAIQEGRPSLVTGEEGRKVVALFAAIYESTRTKQPVRF, encoded by the coding sequence ATGCCGAAAACCCTCAACATTGCTTTGATTGGCCCCGGTAAAGTGGCGCATAACCACGCCCGGGCCGTACTTGAAACGCCGGATACCCAACTCGTCGCGATTTACGGCCGCAATCACGCGCGCGCCACGGAGTTTGCCGGTAAATACGGTATTGCCGCCTACTCCGACATCGCTGACATGGTGAACCGCGAGAAGGTGGATGTCTGCATTGTCTGCACCCCGCATCCGGCCCACCGAGAGGTTACCGTAGCCGCTTTTGAAGCCGGCGCCAATGTGCTGGTCGAAAAACCCCTGGCGTCGTCGCTGGCGGATTGCGATGCCATGATTGAAGCCGCCCGGAAGGCCAACCGGCAACTCGCCGTGGTAAGCCAGCGTCGTTTCTACGAGCCTTGCATGCGGATGCGGCAGGCCATTGATGAGGGCAAAATCGGCAAGCCGGTGCTGGGACACGCTCAGTTGTTCGGCTGGCGCAGCGAGGAGTATTACCGCAGCGACCCCTGGCGCGGTTCGTGGGAACACGAAGGCGGGGGCGTGTTGGTCAACCAGGCTCCGCACCAACTGGATTTGCTGCTGTGGTACATGGGCGAAATGGAAGAAGTGTACGGCGTCTGGTCCAACCTGAACCACCCGGAAATTGAAGTCGACGACACGGCGGTGGCCGTTGTTCGTTTCAAAAACGGCGGTGTAGGCAATGTGATCGTCAGCAATTCGCAGAAGCCCGGACTCTACGGAAAAGTCCATATTCACGGGCAGAACGGCGCTTCAATTGGGGTGCAGACCGACGGTGGATCGATGTTCATTGCCGGCATGACGTCCATTCAGGATGCGCCCTACAACGACATCTGGTCGGTGCCGGGCGAGACCGATAGGCAGAGCGTCTGGAAGGTGGAGGATGATGCCGTTTTTAACAGCGTCGATTCGTCGAGCCACTACTTTGCCCGCCAACTGGCCGATTTTTGCCAGGCGATCCAGGAAGGCCGTCCGTCGTTGGTAACGGGTGAGGAAGGCCGAAAAGTAGTTGCCTTGTTTGCGGCTATTTACGAGTCAACCCGCACGAAGCAGCCCGTTCGCTTTTAG